A window of the Acidovorax sp. YS12 genome harbors these coding sequences:
- a CDS encoding efflux RND transporter periplasmic adaptor subunit: MPGTAISTAKSAPWRWRCTASSEHARAALHAARRAGGLGPVPRGHGGPGLRHGPPLRPAHGGAGGARPAPPRAAAGGRRAAAGRRGALRAALGRCGGRGRGAGVLVHGRAARGGRPGRAGARGGGGGLAGRGAAAGGNGDGNGVAVVSVRPWVVLIVGLAGAAAAGLWWAARPATTYQSVAVAHADVEATVTAIGTLQPRRYVDVGAQVSGQITRLRVAPGAQVEKGALLVEIDPSVQRATVDAGRASLAGLRAQLAEQQAQHQLARQQWARQQQLARDGATREEDLQTAEAQLAGAQARMDHLKAQIDQTQATLKADEARLGYTRIYAPMAGTVVSVEAREGQTLNATYQTPNILRIADLGAMTVWTDVSEADVGRVRAGMPVYFTTLGSAGQSQPRRWSSTVRQVLPAPAASPAQQPAGAGGGTAAAVKAVAYTVLFDVDNQDAELMPQMTAQVVFVAARAPQALAVPLVALQDEAEGDKATVRVLNAQGRPEPRAVRTGVRSRHQVQVLDGLREGEQVVVGETVQSAGLRWLQW, translated from the coding sequence ATGCCGGGTACGGCAATTTCTACGGCGAAAAGCGCACCGTGGCGGTGGCGCTGCACGGCAAGTTCTGAGCATGCCCGCGCTGCACTCCACGCTGCACGCCGCGCTGGTGGCCTGGGGCCTGTCCCTCGGGGGCATGGCGGCCCTGGCCTTCGCCATGGACCGCCACTACGCCCAGCTCACGGGGGCGCTGGAGGCGCCCGCCCTGCGCCGCCACGGGCTGCGGCTGGCGGGCGCCGCGCTGCTGCTGGGCGCCGTGGTGCCCTGCGTGCTGCACTGGGGCGCTGCGGTGGGCGCGGTCGCGGTGCTGGGGTTCTGGTCCATGGGCGCGCTGCTCGTGGCGGGCGGCCTGGCCGCGCGGGCGCGCGGGGTGGCGGTGGCGGCCTTGCTGGCCGTGGCGCTGCCGCTGGGGGCAATGGGGATGGAAATGGAGTGGCTGTGGTGAGTGTGCGACCTTGGGTGGTATTGATCGTGGGGCTGGCGGGCGCGGCCGCCGCGGGCCTGTGGTGGGCCGCGCGCCCCGCCACCACCTACCAGAGCGTGGCCGTGGCGCACGCCGACGTGGAGGCCACGGTGACGGCCATCGGCACGCTGCAGCCGCGCCGCTACGTGGACGTGGGCGCCCAGGTGTCGGGCCAGATCACGCGGCTGCGGGTGGCGCCCGGGGCGCAGGTGGAGAAGGGCGCGCTGCTGGTGGAGATCGACCCCAGCGTGCAGCGCGCCACGGTGGACGCCGGGCGCGCCTCGCTCGCCGGGCTGCGCGCCCAGCTGGCCGAGCAGCAGGCCCAGCACCAGCTGGCGCGCCAGCAATGGGCGCGCCAGCAGCAACTGGCCCGCGACGGCGCCACGCGCGAGGAAGACCTGCAGACCGCCGAGGCCCAGCTGGCCGGCGCCCAGGCCCGCATGGACCACCTCAAGGCGCAGATCGACCAGACGCAGGCCACGCTCAAGGCCGACGAAGCGCGGCTGGGCTATACGCGCATCTACGCGCCCATGGCGGGCACCGTGGTGTCGGTCGAGGCGCGCGAGGGCCAGACGCTGAATGCCACCTACCAGACGCCCAACATCCTGCGCATCGCCGACCTGGGCGCCATGACGGTGTGGACCGACGTGTCCGAGGCCGACGTGGGCCGCGTGCGCGCCGGCATGCCGGTGTACTTCACCACCCTGGGCAGCGCCGGCCAGAGTCAGCCCCGGCGCTGGAGCAGCACGGTGCGCCAGGTGCTGCCCGCGCCCGCCGCCAGTCCGGCCCAGCAGCCTGCGGGCGCGGGCGGCGGGACCGCCGCCGCCGTCAAGGCCGTGGCCTACACGGTGCTGTTCGACGTGGACAACCAGGACGCCGAGCTCATGCCGCAGATGACGGCGCAGGTCGTGTTCGTGGCCGCGCGCGCGCCGCAGGCGCTGGCCGTGCCCCTGGTGGCGCTGCAGGACGAGGCCGAGGGCGACAAGGCCACGGTGCGGGTGCTGAACGCGCAAGGCCGGCCCGAGCCGCGCGCGGTGCGCACCGGCGTGCGCAGCCGCCACCAGGTGCAGGTGCTCGACGGCCTGCGGGAAGGCGAGCAGGTGGTGGTGGGTGAGACCGTGCAGAGCGCGGGCTTGCGGTGGCTGCAGTGGTGA
- a CDS encoding EamA family transporter has product MTFASHSGRGVALVALAAILWGTTGTAQSLGAGALSPFWVGAAQLVVASLFFAVVQAVARGAAPPRPAAQPRPHVPPGLWLLASAGVAGYSITFYAGVRLAGVGVGTAVAIGSSPIWAGLIQALLLRAPPSPLWWLGTAVSVAGGVAMVLSKGTAVVFSWTGLALCLGAGLWYASYALVNKRLVAAYAPGQVNQRVFTGAALLACPVAWALAGAPQWSPAALAVVVYLGTVVSGLAYVAFSHGLRGISGATGVTLTLIEPVAAFALAVLIVGEHQPLAAWCGLGLVMLGLAGVIRAELRPTAFRAPRESPAA; this is encoded by the coding sequence ATGACATTCGCATCGCACTCCGGTCGCGGCGTGGCCCTGGTGGCCCTCGCGGCCATCCTGTGGGGCACCACCGGCACGGCCCAGAGCCTGGGCGCCGGCGCCCTGTCGCCGTTCTGGGTCGGGGCGGCCCAATTAGTGGTGGCCAGCCTGTTCTTCGCCGTGGTGCAGGCCGTGGCGCGCGGCGCGGCGCCGCCCCGGCCCGCAGCCCAGCCCCGGCCGCATGTGCCGCCCGGGCTGTGGCTGCTGGCCTCGGCGGGCGTGGCGGGCTACAGCATCACGTTCTATGCCGGGGTGCGCCTGGCGGGCGTGGGCGTGGGCACGGCCGTGGCCATCGGCAGCAGCCCGATCTGGGCCGGGCTCATCCAGGCGCTGCTGCTGCGCGCGCCGCCGTCGCCGCTGTGGTGGCTGGGCACGGCCGTGAGCGTCGCCGGGGGCGTGGCCATGGTGCTGAGCAAGGGCACGGCGGTGGTGTTCTCGTGGACCGGGCTGGCCTTGTGCCTGGGGGCCGGGCTGTGGTACGCCAGCTATGCGCTGGTGAACAAGCGCCTGGTGGCCGCTTACGCGCCGGGCCAGGTGAACCAGCGCGTGTTCACCGGCGCGGCGCTGCTGGCCTGCCCGGTGGCGTGGGCGCTGGCCGGGGCGCCGCAGTGGAGCCCGGCGGCGCTCGCGGTGGTGGTGTACCTGGGCACCGTCGTGTCTGGGCTGGCCTATGTGGCGTTCTCCCATGGGCTGCGCGGCATCTCGGGCGCCACCGGGGTGACGCTGACCCTGATCGAGCCCGTGGCGGCGTTCGCGTTGGCCGTGCTCATCGTGGGCGAGCACCAGCCGCTGGCGGCCTGGTGCGGCCTGGGCCTGGTCATGCTGGGGCTGGCGGGCGTGATCCGCGCGGAGTTGCGGCCCACGGCGTTTCGCGCGCCGCGCGAAAGCCCGGCGGCCTGA
- a CDS encoding efflux transporter outer membrane subunit, translating to MHKNAAPLGALWIAALALAGCATGAGPGASAVALPAQWATPASGPLQADAQADAVTPAWWRSFGSAELDGLVAQARAGNFDLAAAAARVAQAEAQARQAGARLLPEVAGAVNAARQGQLGGDAAVDGTRLGLALSASYEVDVWGRLGATRDGAQAALRASVFDQEAVRLSISAGVAHAWLQGVALRERQDIAALNLRSAERLLALVAARQRAGAVSALELAQQRGLVAAQRRAHASVRQQADAAQTALALLMGQAGRAASATAALQGLHVPAVAAEVPAALLARRPDIARAEAHLAAAQANVAAARAAMLPSLTLGASLGTGGDRLERAFDNPVYALAAALAAPIFDAGRRAAGHELAQAQREELLAAYRRTVVQAYGDVQNALDAAAGADAQMQAQAEVVAQARQAFALSESRYRAGADTLLTLLDAQRALYAAQDEAVQLQLARLQARVALYKALGGGWLAPEGAAS from the coding sequence ATGCACAAGAATGCTGCCCCCCTGGGGGCGCTCTGGATCGCGGCGCTGGCGCTGGCCGGGTGCGCCACCGGCGCCGGCCCCGGCGCTTCCGCCGTCGCCTTGCCGGCCCAGTGGGCCACCCCGGCGTCCGGCCCGCTGCAGGCCGACGCACAAGCCGACGCCGTGACGCCCGCGTGGTGGCGCAGCTTCGGCAGCGCCGAGCTGGACGGCCTGGTGGCGCAGGCGCGCGCCGGCAATTTCGACCTGGCCGCCGCCGCCGCCCGCGTGGCGCAGGCCGAGGCGCAGGCGCGCCAGGCCGGCGCGCGCCTGCTGCCCGAGGTGGCGGGGGCCGTGAACGCCGCGCGCCAGGGACAGCTTGGCGGCGATGCCGCGGTGGACGGCACGCGCCTGGGCCTGGCCCTGTCCGCCAGCTATGAAGTGGACGTGTGGGGCCGCCTGGGCGCCACGCGCGACGGTGCGCAGGCCGCGCTGCGCGCCAGCGTGTTCGACCAGGAGGCGGTGCGCCTGAGCATTTCGGCCGGGGTGGCGCATGCCTGGCTGCAGGGCGTGGCCCTGCGCGAGCGCCAGGACATCGCGGCGCTGAACCTGCGCAGCGCCGAGCGGCTGCTGGCCCTGGTGGCGGCACGCCAGCGCGCGGGCGCGGTGTCGGCGCTGGAGCTGGCCCAGCAGCGCGGCCTGGTGGCGGCGCAGCGCCGCGCCCACGCCAGCGTGCGCCAGCAGGCCGACGCGGCGCAGACGGCGCTGGCGCTGCTCATGGGCCAGGCGGGCCGCGCCGCCAGCGCCACCGCCGCCTTGCAGGGACTGCACGTGCCAGCCGTGGCGGCCGAGGTGCCAGCAGCCCTGCTGGCGCGGCGCCCCGACATCGCCCGCGCCGAGGCGCACCTGGCCGCGGCCCAGGCCAACGTGGCCGCCGCGCGCGCGGCCATGCTGCCCAGCCTCACCCTGGGCGCCAGCCTGGGCACGGGGGGCGACCGGCTGGAGCGGGCTTTCGACAACCCCGTGTACGCGCTCGCCGCCGCGCTGGCGGCGCCCATCTTCGACGCCGGCCGCCGCGCCGCCGGGCACGAACTGGCCCAGGCGCAGCGCGAGGAACTGCTGGCGGCCTACCGCCGCACGGTGGTGCAGGCCTATGGCGACGTGCAGAACGCGCTGGATGCCGCTGCCGGGGCCGACGCCCAGATGCAGGCCCAGGCCGAGGTGGTGGCGCAGGCGCGCCAGGCGTTCGCGCTGTCCGAGTCGCGCTACCGCGCCGGGGCCGACACGCTGCTGACGCTGCTCGATGCCCAGCGCGCGCTCTACGCCGCGCAGGACGAGGCCGTGCAGCTGCAACTGGCCCGCCTGCAGGCCCGTGTGGCGCTGTACAAGGCGCTGGGCGGCGGCTGGCTGGCGCCGGAGGGGGCTGCCTCGTAG
- a CDS encoding TonB-dependent receptor has protein sequence MLHRNPSLAPVALAAAMLAALCMHAAQAQQAGNAGEKALATVTVNASADASAEGLSPAYAGGQVARGARVGILGTRDAMETPFSTIAYTNEFIQDRHAHSVGDVLQNDPTVRVARGFGNFQESYFIRGFILGSDDVAYNGLYSLLPRQYIATELFERVEVLRGASTFLNGANPSGGGLGGSINLLPKRAPNEPLSRVTAGVASGGQAQLSADVARRFGPGNATGIRVNAAVRNGGSAIDDEDAKLGLLAVGLDWRSRDVRLSGDVGWQDNKLSRTRTNVTLGGTPTAVPAAPDGKTNWAQPWSYSNERDLFGTLRGEWDINGSITAYAAAGARRSEEANSLANLTVSDAATGAGTTYRFDNARKDRVLTGEAGLRGTLQTGAVKHAWVLSAASFSLEKDNAYVMDWKNTQATNLYRPVYAGPQPAYSADALYGGALSDPRLTGKVRMSSVAIGDTLSVWGDRLQLTLGLRHQSMDIANYAYGTAALTDRYDQSRTSPMVAVLYRLSPQWSAYANYAEGLSQGKTAPSTAANRGQMLAPYVAKQKEVGVKWDGGRLGGSLALFSTDSPRAYVNAANIFSTQGKDRHQGLELALQGEAARGLRVLGGLTWLDAKQVDTGSAATDGQRVIGVPELQANLGGEWDVPGVRGLALDARLVHTGASYANAANTLKVPGWTRLDLGARYLTEVQGRLVTLRLRLDNATSRNYWASVGGYPGSGYLVAGTPRSVSLTASVDF, from the coding sequence ATGCTCCACCGCAACCCCTCCCTCGCGCCCGTGGCGCTGGCCGCCGCCATGCTCGCCGCGCTGTGCATGCACGCCGCGCAGGCGCAGCAGGCGGGCAATGCTGGCGAAAAGGCCCTCGCCACCGTCACCGTGAACGCCAGCGCCGACGCTTCGGCCGAGGGCCTCTCGCCCGCCTACGCGGGCGGCCAGGTGGCACGCGGCGCGCGCGTGGGCATCCTGGGCACGCGCGACGCGATGGAGACGCCTTTCTCCACCATCGCCTACACCAACGAGTTCATCCAGGACCGCCATGCGCACAGCGTCGGCGACGTGCTGCAGAACGACCCCACGGTGCGCGTGGCGCGCGGCTTCGGCAATTTCCAGGAGTCGTACTTCATCCGCGGCTTCATCCTGGGCTCGGACGACGTGGCTTACAACGGCCTGTACAGCCTGCTGCCGCGCCAGTACATCGCCACGGAGCTGTTCGAGCGTGTCGAGGTGCTGCGCGGCGCCTCCACCTTCCTGAACGGTGCCAACCCCAGCGGCGGCGGGCTGGGCGGCTCCATCAACTTGCTGCCCAAGCGTGCGCCCAACGAGCCGCTGTCGCGCGTGACGGCGGGCGTGGCCAGTGGCGGCCAGGCGCAACTGTCGGCCGACGTGGCGCGGCGCTTCGGCCCCGGCAACGCCACCGGCATCCGCGTGAACGCCGCCGTGCGCAACGGCGGCTCAGCCATCGATGATGAAGACGCCAAGCTCGGCCTGCTGGCCGTGGGGCTGGACTGGCGCTCGCGCGACGTGCGCCTGTCGGGCGATGTGGGCTGGCAGGACAACAAGCTGTCGCGCACCCGCACCAACGTGACCCTGGGCGGCACGCCCACGGCCGTGCCCGCCGCGCCGGACGGCAAGACCAACTGGGCCCAGCCCTGGAGCTACTCCAACGAGCGCGACCTGTTCGGCACGCTGCGCGGCGAGTGGGACATCAACGGCAGCATCACCGCCTACGCCGCCGCCGGGGCCCGCCGCAGCGAGGAGGCGAACTCGCTGGCCAACCTCACGGTCAGCGACGCCGCCACTGGCGCGGGCACCACCTACCGCTTCGACAACGCGCGCAAGGACCGCGTCCTGACCGGCGAGGCCGGTCTGCGCGGCACGCTGCAGACGGGCGCCGTCAAGCACGCCTGGGTGCTGTCGGCCGCGAGTTTCTCGCTGGAGAAGGACAACGCCTACGTCATGGACTGGAAGAACACCCAGGCCACCAACCTCTACCGGCCCGTCTACGCCGGGCCGCAGCCGGCCTACAGCGCCGACGCGCTGTACGGCGGTGCGCTCTCCGATCCGCGCCTCACGGGCAAGGTGCGCATGTCCAGCGTCGCCATCGGCGACACCCTGTCGGTGTGGGGCGACCGCCTGCAGCTCACGCTCGGCCTGCGCCACCAAAGCATGGACATCGCCAACTACGCCTACGGCACCGCCGCGCTGACCGACCGCTACGACCAGAGCCGCACCAGCCCGATGGTGGCCGTGCTCTACAGGCTTTCGCCCCAGTGGTCGGCCTACGCCAACTACGCCGAGGGCCTGAGCCAGGGCAAGACGGCGCCCTCCACCGCCGCCAACCGGGGCCAGATGCTGGCCCCCTACGTCGCCAAGCAGAAGGAAGTGGGCGTGAAGTGGGACGGCGGCCGCCTGGGCGGCAGCCTGGCGCTGTTCAGCACCGACAGCCCGCGCGCCTACGTCAACGCCGCCAACATCTTTTCCACCCAGGGCAAGGACCGCCACCAGGGCCTGGAGCTGGCCCTGCAGGGCGAGGCCGCCAGGGGCCTGCGCGTGCTCGGCGGCCTGACCTGGCTGGACGCCAAGCAGGTCGACACCGGATCGGCCGCCACCGACGGCCAGCGCGTCATCGGTGTGCCGGAGCTGCAGGCCAACCTGGGCGGCGAATGGGACGTGCCCGGCGTGCGGGGCCTGGCGCTCGACGCGCGCCTGGTGCACACCGGCGCCAGCTACGCCAACGCCGCCAACACCCTGAAAGTGCCCGGCTGGACGCGCCTGGACCTGGGCGCGCGCTACCTCACCGAGGTGCAGGGCCGCCTGGTCACGCTGCGCCTGCGCCTGGACAACGCCACCAGCCGCAACTACTGGGCCTCGGTGGGCGGCTACCCTGGCTCGGGCTACCTGGTGGCGGGCACGCCGCGCAGCGTGAGCCTGACGGCCAGCGTCGATTTCTGA
- a CDS encoding PepSY domain-containing protein, which yields MLSPTALRRWSWTHKWSSLVCTVFMLLLCLTGLPLIFHHEIGHLLGTEVEAPALPAEQARRTASIDAIMAAAQARFPERVVQFMSQSDDDPRVWFATLTPTPAPTDDFKSIAVDGRTAQVLSDRPVNEGFMWTMLKLHVDLFAGLAGKLFLGLMGLLLLVAIVTGVVLYAPFMRKLAFGDVRRGRSRRIQWLDLHNLLGIATLVWAFVVGATGMVNTWADLMVKYWQYDKLSALLAPYQGQATVPVAERAPLARLHAAAQREAPDMKLSFIAFPGTAFSSPHHTTFFLRGTTPLTARLLQPVLVDARTAEVTAAPHLPWYLTALLVSQPLHFGDYGGMPMKILWALLDIATLIVLGSGLYLWLGRGRAAQAAQAGEGPA from the coding sequence ATGCTCAGCCCCACCGCCCTGCGCCGCTGGTCCTGGACCCACAAGTGGTCCAGCCTGGTCTGCACCGTGTTCATGCTGCTGCTGTGCCTGACCGGCCTGCCGCTGATCTTCCACCACGAGATCGGGCACCTGCTCGGCACCGAGGTGGAGGCGCCCGCGCTGCCCGCCGAACAGGCGCGGCGCACGGCCTCGATCGACGCCATCATGGCGGCGGCGCAGGCGCGCTTTCCCGAGCGCGTGGTGCAGTTCATGTCGCAGTCGGACGACGATCCGCGCGTGTGGTTCGCCACCCTCACGCCCACGCCGGCGCCCACGGACGACTTCAAGTCCATTGCCGTCGATGGCCGCACGGCGCAGGTGCTCTCGGACCGGCCCGTCAACGAGGGCTTCATGTGGACCATGCTGAAGCTGCACGTGGATCTGTTCGCGGGCCTGGCGGGCAAGCTCTTCCTCGGCCTGATGGGCTTGCTGCTGCTGGTGGCCATCGTCACCGGCGTGGTGCTGTACGCGCCCTTCATGCGTAAGCTCGCTTTCGGCGACGTGCGGCGCGGCAGGTCGCGCCGCATCCAGTGGCTCGACCTGCACAACCTGCTGGGCATCGCCACGCTGGTGTGGGCCTTCGTGGTCGGGGCCACCGGCATGGTCAACACCTGGGCCGACCTGATGGTCAAGTACTGGCAGTACGACAAGCTCAGCGCCCTGCTCGCGCCCTACCAGGGGCAGGCCACCGTGCCGGTGGCCGAGCGCGCCCCGCTGGCGCGGCTGCACGCGGCGGCGCAGCGCGAGGCGCCGGACATGAAGCTGTCGTTCATCGCCTTTCCCGGGACGGCGTTTTCCAGCCCGCACCACACCACCTTCTTCCTGCGCGGCACCACGCCGCTCACCGCGCGCCTGCTGCAGCCCGTGCTGGTGGATGCGCGCACCGCCGAGGTCACGGCCGCGCCGCACCTGCCGTGGTACCTCACGGCCTTGCTGGTCTCGCAGCCGCTGCACTTCGGCGACTACGGCGGCATGCCCATGAAGATCCTGTGGGCGCTGCTCGACATCGCCACCCTCATCGTGCTGGGCAGCGGCCTGTACCTGTGGCTCGGGCGCGGCCGCGCCGCGCAGGCGGCGCAGGCCGGGGAGGGTCCGGCATGA
- a CDS encoding ABC transporter permease, protein MVNAPPPAAGAPLIALRGIRKHYGGGDTGQPAVTVLHGIDLDIQAGEFVAVVGSSGSGKSTLMNILGCLDRPSSGSYHFQGQDVARLDADTLAWLRRQAFGFVFQGYHLIAAESASENVQMPALYAGLPAHERRARAHALLERLGLAGRLDNRPNQLSGGQQQRVSIARALMNGGAIILADEPTGALDSRSGAEVMALLAELSQAGHTIILITHDRAVATQARRVIEIHDGRIVGDSSAEAPADAPADAPPPLLQPGLAQAGRAAQAPAAVWGAELLDAARGAWRGMRVNRVRTSLTLLGIVIGVASVIVMLAIGEGARRKVVEQMGTMGTAILYMGSQAPPSGGPAGQITAEDLAAVAELPEIRRVMPVIGDPISVRYGNVERQLYVFAASEEMPLVHHWKVALGRYYTDAEDHGLAPLVVLGHKARAHFFPDEPRPLGRQLIIGNSSFEVIGVMSERGAESGAQDYDNMVFIPYQSGRARVYRTQTQPDYVVMEAASSAQVHAAEAAIRQLLKARHGGREDFAIGNAAARIQAEAATRQSMAMMLGLIAAVSLVVGGIGVMNVMLMTVRERTREIGIRMAVGARQRDILRQFLTEASLVTLAGGSVGVLAALVVGLALLLAGVPMVFSVRAMLGAFGCAVATGLVFGYMPAKTAARLDPVRALAGE, encoded by the coding sequence GTGGTGAACGCGCCGCCGCCTGCCGCGGGGGCGCCGCTGATCGCGCTGCGCGGCATCCGCAAGCACTACGGCGGCGGCGACACCGGCCAGCCCGCGGTGACGGTGCTGCACGGCATCGACCTGGACATCCAAGCGGGCGAATTCGTGGCCGTGGTCGGCAGCTCCGGCTCCGGCAAGTCCACGCTGATGAACATCCTTGGCTGCCTGGACCGCCCGAGCAGCGGCAGCTACCACTTCCAGGGGCAGGACGTGGCGCGCCTCGACGCCGACACCCTGGCCTGGCTGCGCCGCCAGGCCTTCGGCTTCGTCTTCCAGGGCTACCATCTGATCGCCGCCGAATCGGCGAGCGAGAACGTGCAGATGCCCGCCCTCTACGCCGGCCTGCCGGCGCACGAGCGCCGCGCGCGCGCCCATGCGCTGCTGGAGCGCCTGGGCCTGGCCGGGCGGCTGGACAACCGCCCGAACCAGCTCTCCGGCGGGCAGCAGCAGCGCGTGTCGATCGCGCGGGCGCTGATGAACGGCGGCGCCATCATCCTGGCCGACGAGCCCACTGGGGCGCTCGACTCGCGCAGCGGCGCCGAGGTCATGGCCCTGCTGGCCGAGCTGTCGCAGGCCGGGCACACCATCATCCTCATCACCCACGACCGCGCCGTGGCCACCCAGGCGCGCCGGGTGATCGAGATCCACGACGGGCGCATCGTCGGCGACAGCAGCGCCGAGGCGCCCGCTGATGCGCCGGCCGACGCGCCGCCGCCGCTGCTGCAGCCCGGGCTGGCCCAGGCCGGGCGCGCGGCGCAGGCCCCGGCGGCGGTGTGGGGCGCCGAGCTGCTCGACGCTGCGCGCGGCGCCTGGCGCGGCATGCGCGTGAACCGCGTGCGCACCAGCCTGACGCTGCTGGGCATCGTCATCGGCGTGGCCTCGGTCATCGTCATGCTGGCCATCGGCGAGGGCGCGCGGCGCAAGGTGGTGGAGCAGATGGGCACCATGGGCACGGCCATCCTGTACATGGGCAGCCAGGCGCCGCCCAGCGGCGGGCCGGCCGGCCAGATCACCGCCGAAGACCTGGCCGCCGTGGCCGAGCTGCCCGAGATCCGCCGCGTGATGCCGGTGATCGGCGACCCCATCTCCGTGCGCTACGGCAACGTGGAGCGCCAGCTCTACGTGTTCGCCGCCAGCGAGGAAATGCCGCTGGTGCACCACTGGAAGGTGGCGCTGGGCCGCTACTACACCGACGCCGAGGACCACGGCCTGGCCCCCCTGGTGGTGCTGGGGCACAAGGCGCGCGCGCACTTCTTCCCCGACGAACCGCGCCCGCTCGGGCGCCAGCTCATCATCGGCAATTCGTCCTTCGAGGTCATCGGCGTGATGAGCGAACGCGGCGCCGAGTCGGGCGCGCAGGACTACGACAACATGGTGTTCATCCCCTACCAGTCGGGCCGCGCGCGCGTCTACCGCACGCAGACGCAGCCCGACTACGTGGTGATGGAGGCCGCCTCATCGGCCCAGGTGCACGCCGCCGAGGCGGCGATACGCCAACTGCTCAAGGCGCGCCACGGCGGGCGCGAGGACTTCGCCATCGGCAACGCCGCCGCGCGCATCCAGGCCGAGGCCGCCACGCGCCAGAGCATGGCCATGATGCTGGGCCTGATCGCTGCCGTGTCGCTGGTGGTGGGTGGCATCGGCGTGATGAACGTGATGCTCATGACCGTGCGCGAGCGCACGCGCGAGATCGGCATCCGCATGGCCGTGGGCGCGCGCCAGCGCGACATCCTGCGCCAGTTCCTGACCGAGGCCAGCCTGGTCACCCTGGCCGGCGGATCGGTGGGCGTGCTCGCCGCGCTGGTGGTGGGTCTGGCGCTGCTGCTGGCCGGCGTGCCCATGGTCTTCTCGGTGCGCGCCATGCTGGGGGCGTTCGGCTGCGCGGTGGCCACGGGGCTGGTGTTTGGCTACATGCCGGCCAAGACGGCGGCGCGGCTCGACCCGGTGCGCGCGCTGGCGGGAGAGTAG
- a CDS encoding M48 family metallopeptidase, whose amino-acid sequence MHDLSFPSHRGCALCAAKASPWNARRGFLLAAGAAVAGPALAQVDVGNASSMRRLVPAESLERSAVQQYAQMLAQARAQGALAADGNPQLARLRAIARRLIPFAAPWNERARQWHWEVNLIGSKQINAFCMPGGKIAFFTGILDQLRLTDDETAMVMGHEMAHALREHARERLAKTQATGIGLSLGAKLLGLGDLGNTAANLGTQLLSLKFSRSDETEADLVGLELAARAGFDPQAAVRLWQKMGQATGGSGGIAFLSTHPSGPERIRELQQNVPKVQGLYQQSRR is encoded by the coding sequence ATGCACGACCTGTCCTTTCCCTCCCATCGCGGCTGCGCGCTGTGCGCGGCCAAGGCGTCGCCCTGGAACGCGCGGCGCGGCTTCCTGCTGGCGGCGGGGGCGGCCGTGGCGGGCCCCGCGCTGGCGCAGGTGGATGTGGGCAATGCCTCCAGCATGCGCCGCCTGGTGCCGGCCGAGTCGCTGGAGCGCTCGGCCGTGCAGCAGTACGCGCAGATGCTGGCGCAGGCCCGCGCCCAGGGCGCGCTGGCAGCCGACGGCAACCCGCAGCTGGCGCGGCTGCGCGCCATCGCGCGGCGCCTCATCCCGTTCGCCGCGCCGTGGAACGAGCGCGCGCGCCAGTGGCACTGGGAGGTCAACCTGATTGGCAGCAAGCAGATCAACGCCTTCTGCATGCCCGGCGGCAAGATCGCGTTCTTCACCGGCATCCTCGACCAGCTCCGGCTGACCGACGACGAGACCGCCATGGTCATGGGCCACGAGATGGCCCACGCGCTGCGCGAGCACGCGCGCGAGCGCCTGGCCAAGACGCAGGCCACGGGCATCGGCCTGTCGCTGGGGGCCAAGCTGCTGGGCCTGGGCGACCTGGGGAACACGGCGGCCAACCTGGGCACGCAACTGCTGTCGCTGAAGTTCAGCCGCTCCGACGAGACGGAGGCCGACCTCGTCGGCCTGGAGCTGGCCGCGCGCGCCGGCTTCGACCCGCAGGCCGCGGTGCGCCTGTGGCAGAAGATGGGCCAGGCCACCGGGGGCAGCGGCGGCATCGCCTTCCTGTCCACCCACCCGTCGGGGCCGGAGCGCATCCGCGAGCTGCAGCAGAACGTGCCCAAGGTGCAGGGGCTGTACCAGCAGTCGCGGCGTTGA